A single Ziziphus jujuba cultivar Dongzao chromosome 11, ASM3175591v1 DNA region contains:
- the LOC107432879 gene encoding WRKY transcription factor 22: SSTHNSNRNNERLSLLSNPNPLPQLHDQKRESLSSDTWTWQKYGQKPIKGSQYPRGYYRCSSSKGCLARKQVEWNGSDPGIFIVTYTAENNHPAPTDRNSLAGSTRQKPLNPQTVNGDDSNNNNNMPTTKPSSRATSIEEELVVPQSITTESKEGRENFLLDDEEEDEFGFSDMTVSDDFSVGLEGLASPVTGSCYSDHFPGSFSLPWVAREKFSDWWNLGLTMFRERERERV, from the exons TCTTCCACTCACAACAGCAACAGAAACAACGAGAGACTCAGCCTTCTAAGCAATCCCAATCCACTACCACAGCTCCACGATCAAAAAAGAG AGAGTCTTTCTTCAGATACATGGACATGGCAGAAATACGGTCAAAAACCCATCAAAGGCTCTCAATATCCAAG GGGATACTATAGGTGTAGCAGCTCAAAAGGGTGTTTGGCCCGGAAACAAGTGGAGTGGAACGGATCCGACCCGGGAATCTTCATAGTCACATACACGGCCGAAAACAACCACCCAGCTCCGACTGATCGGAACTCGCTCGCCGGCTCAACCCGTCAGAAGCCATTGAACCCTCAAACTGTCAACGGCGATGactccaacaacaacaacaacatgcCCACCACCAAACCCTCATCTCGGGCAACATCTATTGAGGAAGAGCTGGTTGTACCTCAGAGTATAACCACGGAGAGCAAAGAAGGGAGGGAGAATTTTTTGCTTGATgatgaggaagaagacgaaTTTGGGTTCTCGGATATGACTGTGAGTGACGATTTCTCTGTGGGTTTGGAAGGATTGGCCAGTCCGGTGACCGGATCGTGCTATTCGGATCACTTTCCGGGAAGCTTTTCTCTTCCTTGGGTCGCTAGAGAGAAATTTAGCGATTGGTGGAATCTTGGTTTAACAatgtttagagagagagagagagagagagtttag
- the LOC107432895 gene encoding pentatricopeptide repeat-containing protein At3g61520, mitochondrial: protein MAARFAAKAEQSKPLLRFLKPNIPKTHSHLLLRHLSTEPNNPLQKLNNDDEEKFIAQVVQLLFSNSATPSPTRLFRIASRLDSSSKALQFLDYLQSNSPTPDKISLSLTFQAVLYVASREPTSQSKLLELYKASRERGIALTINAASLLIRCFGRAGMVDESLLVYYELDPSSKNTPVRTLLIGELLRYGRVDDAIQVLDEMLEPNAEFPPNDATGNVVFAKLLKRERPGRHVSDEEIVGLVFKFGKHGVFPGKIELTRLILKLCRNGKTDRAWDVLDNVMKSGGLVVADSCNALLTGLGRKHDFKRMNLLMEEMKERDIQPDVVTFGIVINYLCKSRRVDEALEVFEKMKGGGDNDKFSVERNVIIYNTLIDGLCKVGRQEEGLQLMKRMRSENGCAPNAVTYNCLIDGFNKVGEIERARELFDEMKKEKVPPGVITLGTLVDGMCKHGSVSSAVEFFNEAQKDGLKADAFTYKNLISAFCNVNNINKAMQLFDQMLSDGCTTDAKAYCCLISGLCLAGRLDDASLVVSKLKEAGFCIDAISYNTLINGFCKKNKLEKAYAMLKEMEDEGIKPDVVTYNTLISHSSKTGNLETAYKLLRKMISDGLVPTVVTHGALIHGFCLSGNINTAMKIFRDMSSSSKVPPNTVIYTMLIDSLCKKSEVELAVSLMDEMRVKGVKLDTTTYNAMFKGLREKNLLDKAFKFMDQMVEHACGPDYITIEILTEWLSAVGETDKLKKFTKAFEVSAATALEWL from the coding sequence ATGGCAGCGAGATTTGCAGCAAAAGCAGAGCAATCAAAACCTCTTCTCCGATTCCTTAAACCCAATATCCCAAAAACCCATTCTCATTTACTCCTCCGCCACCTATCCACCGAACCCAACAACCCTCTGCAGAAACTGAACAACGACGACGAAGAAAAATTCATAGCTCAAGTGGTTCAACTACTCTTCTCCAACTCCGCCACTCCCTCTCCTACCCGACTCTTCCGTATCGCTTCTCGCTTGGACTCCTCGTCTAAAGCCCTCCAGTTTTTGGACTACCTACAATCGAATTCGCCAACCCCAGATAAAATCTCGCTCTCTTTAACGTTCCAGGCGGTTCTGTATGTTGCTAGCCGAGAACCCACTTCGCAAAGTAAGCTTCTTGAGCTCTACAAGGCGTCAAGAGAGCGCGGCATTGCGCTAACCATCAATGCCGCCAGTCTTCTCATCCGGTGTTTTGGCAGGGCTGGAATGGTGGACGAGTCGCTTCTAGTGTATTACGAACTCGACCCTTCTTCTAAAAACACGCCTGTTCGAACTCTGCTGATTGGTGAGCTGTTGAGATATGGGCGTGTCGATGATGCGATCCAGGTGCTCGATGAAATGCTCGAACCAAATGCAGAATTCCCGCCGAATGATGCTACGGGTAATGTCGTGTTCGCGAAATTGTTGAAGCGAGAGCGACCAGGGAGGCACGTCAGTGATGAGGAAATTGTTGGGTTGGTGTTCAAATTTGGCAAGCACGGCGTGTTTCCTGGTAAAATAGAGCTTACGCGGTTGATCTTAAAGTTGTGTAGGAACGGGAAGACTGATCGTGCTTGGGATGTTTTAGATAATGTGATGAAGTCGGGCGGTCTTGTGGTGGCTGATTCCTGCAATGCTCTTTTGACAGGTTTGGGAAGAAAACatgattttaaaagaatgaATTTACTTATGGAAGAAATGAAAGAAAGGGATATTCAGCCTGATGTTGTTACTTTCGgcattgttattaattatttatgcaaATCTAGGAGAGTTGACGAGGCATTAGAGGTGTTTGAAAAAATGAAGGGAGGAGGAGATAATGATAAGTTTTCAGTTGAACGTAACGTTATCATTTATAACACTTTGATTGATGGACTCTGTAAAGTGGGGAGGCAAGAAGAAGGACTGCAGTTGATGAAACGGATGAGATCGGAAAATGGATGTGCACCCAATGCTGTTACCTACAATTGTTTAATTGATGGGTTTAACAAAGTTGGGGAGATTGAGAGGGCTCGTGAGCTTTTTGATGAaatgaagaaggaaaaagtGCCACCAGGTGTAATTACTCTCGGTACATTGGTTGATGGTATGTGCAAGCATGGAAGCGTTAGTAGTGCAGTTGAGTTCTTTAATGAAGCGCAAAAGGATGGTCTGAAAGCCGACGCGTTCACCTACAAAAACTTAATCTCTGCCTTTTGTAACGTCAATAATATTAACAAGGCAATGCAATTGTTTGATCAGATGTTAAGTGATGGATGCACCACCGATGCTAAGGCTTACTGCTGCTTGATATCTGGTCTTTGCCTAGCAGGAAGGTTGGATGATGCTAGCCTTGTGGTTTCAAAGTTGAAAGAGGCTGGGTTCTGTATAGATGCCATTTCTTATAATACCCTGATTAATGGTTTTTGCAAGAAGAACAAGCTGGAGAAAGCTTATGCGATGCTTAAGGAAATGGAAGATGAGGGAATTAAACCAGATGTTGTCACATACAATACCTTGATATCCCACTCAAGCAAAACTGGGAATTTGGAAACTGCTTATAAATTGTTGAGGAAAATGATAAGTGATGGTCTTGTCCCCACTGTTGTCACTCATGGAGCCCTGATACATGGCTTTTGCTTAAGTGGCAATATTAACACAGCCATGAAAATTTTCAGAGACATGAGTTCTTCATCAAAGGTTCCTCCAAACACTGTAATATACACTATGTTGATAGATTCTCTCTGCAAGAAGAGCGAAGTAGAACTTGCAGTTTCTCTGATGGATGAAATGAGAGTTAAGGGTGTGAAGCTGGATACCACCACATACAATGCTATGTTCAAAGGCCTTCGGGAAAAGAATTTATTAGATAAAGCATTTAAGTTTATGGATCAAATGGTTGAGCATGCTTGTGGTCCTGATTACATAACAATTGAAATTCTTACTGAATGGCTTTCTGCGGTTGGTGAAACAGACAAGttgaaaaaatttacaaaagcatTTGAAGTTTCTGCTGCAACTGCATTAGAGTGGCTGTAG